From the Candidatus Methylomirabilota bacterium genome, one window contains:
- the tenA gene encoding thiaminase II → MAFTDELWQSIQTIYAAILRHPFLAGLADGSLPRPSFQFYAIQDALYLREFARALSIAGARAPQDEWIIMFNEHAAGALRVERALHEGFFREFGLSPHEVAATPLAPTNLAYTSYLLAVAYAAPFHEAIAALLPCYWIYWEVGKALERAGSRDPLYARWIGTYASEEFGSLVRAVIDATDQTAARLPAAELEAMRRHFLATSRYEWMFWEMGYRREGWPV, encoded by the coding sequence ATGGCATTTACCGATGAGCTCTGGCAGTCGATCCAGACCATTTACGCCGCGATTCTGCGCCACCCCTTCCTGGCCGGGCTCGCCGACGGCTCCCTGCCACGCCCGAGCTTTCAGTTCTATGCGATCCAGGACGCGCTGTATCTGCGTGAGTTCGCCCGGGCCCTCTCGATCGCGGGCGCGCGCGCACCGCAGGACGAGTGGATCATCATGTTCAACGAGCACGCGGCGGGCGCCCTCCGGGTGGAGCGGGCGCTGCACGAGGGCTTCTTCCGCGAGTTCGGGCTCAGCCCGCACGAGGTCGCCGCTACCCCCCTGGCGCCGACCAACCTCGCCTACACGAGCTATCTCCTGGCGGTGGCCTACGCGGCGCCGTTCCACGAGGCGATCGCCGCCCTCCTGCCCTGTTACTGGATCTACTGGGAAGTGGGCAAGGCGCTCGAGCGCGCCGGTTCTCGCGATCCGCTCTACGCGCGCTGGATCGGGACGTACGCGTCCGAGGAGTTCGGGAGCCTCGTCCGGGCGGTGATCGATGCCACCGACCAGACCGCGGCTCGACTGCCGGCGGCCGAGCTCGAGGCCATGCGCCGGCACTTCCTGGCGACCAGCCGCTACGAATGGATGTTCTGGGAGATGGGGTACCGGCGGGAGGGGTGGCCTGTCTGA
- a CDS encoding LLM class flavin-dependent oxidoreductase, translated as MALTEREAKMEIGLFTEFQCPAGMSEATAFEESMAQMRAAEELGFDAVWLGELHFQKDRSVLASPLVVAAAIAVCTRRVKIGIAVQVLPLSHPLRLAEDVATVDHLSRGRLDFGMGRSGLPGHYEGFNIPYGESRDRFLETLEILVKAWTRERFSHEGRFYQFRDVCVMPKPYQKPHPPLRVAATTEETYPMVGRLGYPLFVAVRTGSISDLRRFLGGYHEAWRAAGHPGRGDVALLMPIYVAETARQARQEPEASTMHWFRVSSEALKRSPTRRADAERLAALSYDEILAEQTVYGTPEAVAERLRALREEVGFSSLSAWMNVGGQIPHERVLTSMRLFVEQVAPRL; from the coding sequence GTGGCCCTGACTGAACGCGAGGCGAAGATGGAGATCGGTCTCTTCACGGAGTTCCAGTGTCCGGCCGGAATGAGCGAGGCGACCGCGTTCGAGGAGTCGATGGCCCAGATGCGAGCGGCCGAGGAGCTCGGCTTCGACGCGGTATGGCTCGGCGAGCTCCATTTTCAGAAGGACCGCTCCGTGCTCGCCTCACCGCTGGTGGTGGCGGCCGCCATCGCGGTCTGCACCCGGCGGGTCAAAATCGGGATCGCCGTCCAGGTGCTGCCGCTGAGTCATCCGCTGCGGCTGGCCGAGGACGTAGCCACCGTGGACCACCTCTCCCGGGGCCGGCTGGACTTCGGCATGGGCCGGAGCGGTCTGCCCGGACACTACGAGGGATTCAACATCCCGTACGGCGAGAGCCGCGACCGTTTCCTCGAGACCCTGGAGATCCTGGTGAAGGCGTGGACGCGGGAGCGATTCTCACACGAGGGACGCTTCTATCAGTTCCGGGACGTGTGCGTGATGCCGAAGCCCTACCAGAAGCCGCACCCCCCTCTTCGCGTCGCCGCGACCACCGAGGAGACCTACCCGATGGTGGGCCGCCTCGGCTACCCGCTGTTCGTGGCCGTCCGGACGGGCTCGATCTCCGACCTCCGGCGCTTTCTCGGCGGGTACCACGAGGCGTGGCGGGCGGCCGGCCACCCCGGCCGCGGCGACGTTGCCCTGCTGATGCCCATCTACGTCGCGGAGACGGCGCGGCAGGCTCGCCAGGAGCCGGAGGCGAGCACCATGCACTGGTTCCGCGTGAGCAGCGAGGCGCTGAAGCGGTCCCCCACCCGGCGGGCGGACGCGGAGCGGCTGGCCGCACTCTCCTACGACGAGATCCTCGCCGAGCAGACGGTCTACGGAACACCGGAGGCGGTGGCGGAGCGACTCCGCGCGCTGCGCGAGGAGGTCGGGTTCTCCAGCCTGTCGGCATGGATGAACGTGGGCGGCCAGATCCCGCACGAGCGCGTGCTGACCTCGATGCGCCTCTTCGTGGAACAGGTGGCGCCGCGCCTCTAG